A single region of the Deltaproteobacteria bacterium genome encodes:
- a CDS encoding cytochrome c, giving the protein MATAAALAAPVAALLIGMGDAAAAEPSGHELFLEYCASCHGSDAKGGGPMASELKQAPADLTRLGERFGSPLAKAKLVAVIDGRDMVRSHGSSAMPVWGKRLLRDVPPGAGTEVHKRGSIQAIVDWLDTVQGR; this is encoded by the coding sequence ATGGCGACGGCTGCAGCGCTGGCTGCGCCGGTCGCGGCGCTCCTGATCGGGATGGGGGACGCGGCAGCAGCCGAGCCCTCGGGCCACGAGCTCTTCCTCGAGTACTGCGCGAGCTGTCACGGGAGCGACGCCAAGGGCGGCGGCCCGATGGCCTCCGAGCTGAAGCAGGCACCTGCCGACCTGACGCGGCTCGGCGAGCGCTTCGGCAGCCCGCTCGCGAAGGCGAAGCTCGTCGCGGTGATCGACGGCCGGGACATGGTGCGATCGCACGGCAGCTCCGCGATGCCGGTGTGGGGCAAGCGCCTGCTCCGGGACGTCCCCCCCGGCGCCGGCACCGAGGTCCACAAGCGCGGCTCGATCCAGGCGATCGTCGACTGGCTCGACACCGTGCAGGGCCGGTAG
- a CDS encoding cation-transporting P-type ATPase, protein MAEARGLTSAEAAEALRRHGENALPRARPPRPWLRFARQFRSPLIYLLLAALALDLLLWLEDGGEGWPVESIAIAAVLLLNAALGAFQEHRSEQALAQLAVLAAPFAWVVRDGRPVRVPGRTLVPGDLVRLAAGERVPADGVLVEEHGLLVDESLLTGESLPAEKEPGDEVASGTLAVRGGGLLTVRHTGARSTMGRLATMLGGIETEPTPLERRLDALGRRITLVIGGLALALAAAGVAAEGIGRFDQVFLFAVALAVAAVPEGMPAVVTLTLAFGVKRMARRRAVVRRLSAVEALGSVTVIATDKTGTLTESRMGVQAVESNDPEQAQLAMALANDAAPGTGAGDPLELGLVRHLLEQGVDVEGLRATHPRVGERPFDSAWKFMRVTVAGPGGRRSYCKGAPEVLLARSSLEAGERERWERRAAEAAQEGHRVLALACGAGDAEAGLRFLGLVLLWDPPRPEVAGAIAQARSAGIRIVLVTGDHPGTAQAVARAIGLVEDGRVLTGPEVEAMDAATLRAAVGRTSVFARMAPEHKLRLVEALEAAGEIVAVTGDGINDAPALKRSAVGVAMGQRGSDVAREVADIVLLDDDFATIVDAIEEGRNIYENIQAFLRFTFSTNVALVFLVVAGAVGSWVLGLRDPGGALLLPLSALQILWINFLGDGPPALALAVGRSPDVMRRPPRPPASPLLDRASTRFVWSSGLAKGGLGVALLLALPPLGYTLLAVQTVTFLAQSLAKLAYAYPARRVRHAALTNPALHAAVAAGVAIQAAVIALPAGRTLLHLAPLDAHALAVVAGFVGLSWAIAELAIPRARARR, encoded by the coding sequence ATGGCGGAAGCGCGCGGGCTGACGAGCGCGGAGGCGGCCGAGGCGCTGCGCCGCCATGGGGAGAACGCCCTGCCCCGTGCGCGGCCGCCGCGCCCGTGGCTGCGCTTCGCGCGCCAGTTCCGCAGCCCGCTGATCTACCTGCTGCTCGCCGCCCTCGCCCTCGACCTCCTGCTCTGGCTCGAGGACGGCGGCGAAGGCTGGCCGGTCGAGAGCATCGCGATCGCGGCGGTGCTGCTGCTCAACGCGGCGCTCGGCGCCTTCCAGGAGCACCGCTCCGAGCAGGCGCTCGCACAGCTCGCGGTCCTCGCAGCGCCCTTCGCCTGGGTGGTGCGCGACGGCCGGCCGGTCCGCGTGCCGGGACGCACCCTCGTGCCGGGCGACCTGGTCCGGCTCGCGGCCGGCGAGCGGGTGCCGGCCGACGGCGTGCTGGTCGAGGAGCACGGCCTGCTCGTAGACGAGTCGCTGCTCACCGGCGAGTCGCTGCCGGCCGAGAAGGAGCCCGGCGACGAGGTGGCGAGCGGGACGCTCGCCGTGCGCGGCGGCGGCCTGCTCACGGTACGCCACACCGGGGCGCGCAGCACGATGGGCCGCCTCGCGACGATGCTCGGCGGGATCGAGACCGAGCCCACGCCGCTCGAGCGGCGCCTCGACGCACTGGGGCGCCGGATCACGCTGGTGATCGGGGGCCTCGCGCTCGCGCTCGCAGCGGCCGGGGTCGCCGCCGAGGGGATCGGACGCTTCGACCAGGTGTTCCTCTTCGCGGTGGCCCTCGCCGTGGCGGCCGTACCGGAGGGGATGCCCGCCGTCGTCACGCTGACGCTCGCCTTCGGGGTGAAGCGGATGGCGCGGCGCCGCGCGGTCGTGCGCCGGCTGTCCGCGGTGGAGGCGCTCGGGTCCGTCACCGTGATCGCCACCGACAAGACCGGCACGCTCACGGAGAGCCGCATGGGGGTCCAGGCCGTCGAGAGCAACGACCCCGAGCAGGCCCAGCTCGCGATGGCGCTCGCCAACGACGCCGCCCCCGGCACGGGTGCAGGCGACCCGCTCGAGCTCGGGCTCGTGCGCCACCTCCTCGAGCAGGGCGTGGACGTGGAGGGGCTGCGTGCGACGCATCCCCGCGTCGGTGAGCGCCCCTTCGACAGCGCCTGGAAGTTCATGCGCGTGACGGTGGCCGGGCCGGGCGGGCGGCGCAGCTACTGCAAGGGCGCACCCGAGGTGCTGCTGGCACGCTCGTCGCTCGAGGCGGGCGAGCGCGAGCGCTGGGAGCGGCGCGCCGCCGAGGCGGCGCAGGAAGGCCACCGCGTGCTCGCCCTCGCCTGCGGCGCCGGCGACGCCGAGGCCGGCCTGCGCTTCCTCGGCCTGGTGCTGCTCTGGGACCCGCCGCGGCCGGAGGTGGCGGGCGCCATCGCGCAGGCGCGCAGCGCGGGGATCCGCATCGTGCTCGTGACGGGCGACCATCCCGGGACCGCGCAGGCCGTGGCGCGTGCGATCGGCCTCGTGGAGGACGGCCGCGTCCTGACCGGGCCCGAGGTCGAGGCCATGGACGCCGCCACCCTGCGCGCCGCCGTGGGCCGCACGAGCGTCTTCGCGCGGATGGCCCCCGAGCACAAGCTGCGCCTCGTCGAGGCGCTCGAGGCGGCGGGCGAGATCGTGGCGGTGACGGGCGACGGGATCAACGACGCGCCGGCCCTCAAGCGCTCGGCGGTCGGCGTCGCGATGGGGCAGCGCGGCAGCGACGTGGCGCGCGAGGTCGCCGACATCGTCCTGCTCGACGACGACTTCGCGACGATCGTCGACGCGATCGAGGAAGGCCGCAACATCTACGAGAACATCCAGGCCTTCCTCCGCTTCACCTTCTCCACCAACGTGGCGCTCGTGTTCCTGGTGGTCGCGGGCGCCGTCGGCTCCTGGGTCCTCGGCCTGCGCGACCCCGGCGGCGCGCTCCTCTTGCCGCTCAGCGCGCTGCAGATCCTGTGGATCAACTTCCTCGGCGACGGGCCGCCGGCGCTCGCGCTGGCCGTCGGCCGCAGCCCCGACGTGATGCGGCGCCCGCCCCGCCCGCCGGCCAGCCCGCTGCTCGACCGCGCCTCCACCCGCTTCGTCTGGTCGAGCGGCCTCGCGAAGGGCGGGCTCGGCGTGGCGCTGCTCCTCGCGCTGCCTCCCCTCGGCTACACGCTCCTCGCGGTCCAGACCGTGACCTTCCTCGCCCAGTCGCTCGCGAAGCTCGCCTACGCCTATCCCGCGCGGCGCGTGCGCCACGCCGCGCTCACGAATCCCGCGCTCCACGCCGCGGTGGCGGCCGGCGTCGCGATCCAGGCCGCGGTCATCGCGCTGCCGGCCGGGCGCACGCTCCTGCACCTGGCACCGCTCGACGCCCACGCCCTCGCCGTGGTCGCCGGCTTCGTCGGCCTGAGCTGGGCGATCGCCGAGCTGGCGATCCCGCGCGCCCGCGCCCGGCGCTAG
- a CDS encoding 4Fe-4S dicluster domain-containing protein, which yields MSHRRAEEPTPRWLARAELPRLVAALRAHGHRVLGPVVHEGSLRFDDLPASGELPGGWRDEQGPGRYRVSRRAGEEEVFGVVNGAGSIKPFVFAPREPLLQIEMDARAGPGRPFRAEPIRPDAERIALLGVRACDLAALAVQDRIFLRDRFPDPSYAARRGRLFLVAVGCTRAAPTCFCASMDTGPRPHAGFDLALTELGSGGPGGTAGFVARAGSEAGAALLAALALDAAPAEALAGEEAGYQACAAGMQRALPRERLPGLLYDHLEHPRWDEVAERCLSCANCTLVCPTCFCHDVRDEPALDLQGSVRVRQWSSCFDVEHAQVHGLNFRPHIRERYRQWLVHKLASWIDQFGSSGCVGCGRCITWCPVGIDLTEEVAAIAATSPP from the coding sequence ATGTCACATCGTCGGGCAGAAGAACCCACGCCGCGCTGGCTCGCCCGGGCGGAGCTGCCGCGGCTCGTCGCGGCGCTGCGCGCGCACGGCCATCGCGTGCTCGGCCCCGTCGTGCACGAGGGGAGCCTCCGCTTCGACGACCTCCCGGCGAGCGGCGAGCTGCCCGGCGGCTGGCGTGACGAGCAGGGTCCGGGGCGCTACCGCGTGAGCCGCCGCGCCGGCGAGGAGGAGGTGTTCGGGGTCGTGAACGGGGCGGGCTCGATCAAGCCCTTCGTCTTCGCCCCGCGCGAGCCCCTGCTCCAGATCGAGATGGACGCGCGCGCCGGCCCCGGCCGCCCCTTCCGCGCCGAGCCGATCCGCCCCGACGCCGAGCGGATCGCGCTCCTCGGCGTGCGCGCCTGCGACCTCGCTGCGCTCGCCGTCCAGGACCGGATCTTCCTGCGCGACCGCTTCCCCGACCCGAGCTACGCGGCGCGCCGCGGCCGGCTCTTCCTGGTCGCGGTGGGCTGCACGCGCGCCGCCCCGACCTGCTTCTGCGCCTCGATGGACACGGGGCCCCGGCCGCACGCCGGCTTCGACCTGGCCCTGACGGAGCTCGGCTCCGGCGGGCCCGGCGGCACGGCGGGGTTCGTGGCGCGCGCCGGGAGCGAAGCGGGCGCCGCGCTCCTCGCCGCGCTCGCGCTCGACGCCGCGCCCGCCGAGGCGCTGGCCGGAGAGGAGGCCGGCTACCAGGCGTGCGCGGCCGGCATGCAGCGCGCGCTGCCGCGCGAGCGGCTGCCCGGCCTGCTCTACGACCACCTCGAGCACCCGCGCTGGGACGAGGTGGCCGAGCGCTGCCTCTCGTGCGCCAACTGCACCCTGGTCTGCCCCACCTGCTTCTGCCACGACGTCCGCGACGAGCCGGCCCTCGATCTCCAGGGCTCCGTGCGCGTGCGCCAGTGGAGCTCCTGCTTCGACGTCGAGCACGCGCAGGTCCACGGCCTCAACTTCCGCCCCCACATCCGGGAGCGCTACCGCCAGTGGCTGGTGCACAAGCTGGCGAGCTGGATCGACCAGTTCGGCAGCTCGGGCTGTGTCGGCTGCGGGCGCTGCATCACCTGGTGCCCGGTCGGGATCGACCTGACCGAGGAGGTCGCCGCGATCGCCGCGACGAGCCCGCCGTGA
- a CDS encoding FAD/NAD(P)-binding protein — protein sequence MSAGPSSAGPPGAIRPVSPLLPEPAEIVEKRSFGADLHAFRLRLLDPAARPRFDFQPGQFNMVYVPGVGEVAISISSDPDDADLEHTIRIVGRTTAVIERLGPGDVLGLRGPYGNGWPLQEARFKDVLVVTGGLGCAPVSGAIDYMFRRRASYGHITVLHGVKKPADLVHASRFEAWRRQPDTTVVLTTDQPDRVWRDRTGVVTEHFEEVELDPSRTVVLICGPEVMMRYAIRILRRRGVSDDRIFVSLERNMHCAVGWCGHCQLGPEFVCKDGPIFPVRRLGRFFGVHGL from the coding sequence GTGAGCGCCGGCCCGTCGAGCGCGGGGCCGCCCGGCGCCATCCGCCCCGTCTCGCCGCTGCTCCCGGAGCCCGCCGAGATCGTCGAGAAGCGCTCCTTCGGCGCCGACCTGCACGCGTTCCGGCTGCGCCTCCTCGACCCGGCGGCACGGCCGCGCTTCGACTTCCAGCCCGGGCAGTTCAACATGGTGTACGTGCCCGGCGTCGGCGAGGTGGCGATCTCGATCTCCTCCGATCCCGACGACGCCGATCTCGAGCACACGATCCGGATCGTCGGCCGCACCACCGCCGTGATCGAGCGGCTCGGCCCCGGCGACGTGCTCGGGCTGCGCGGGCCCTACGGCAACGGCTGGCCGCTCCAGGAGGCCCGCTTCAAGGACGTCCTGGTCGTGACCGGCGGGCTCGGCTGCGCGCCGGTCTCGGGCGCGATCGACTACATGTTCCGGCGCCGTGCGAGCTACGGGCACATCACGGTGCTGCACGGCGTGAAGAAGCCCGCCGATCTCGTACACGCGTCACGCTTCGAGGCCTGGCGGCGCCAGCCCGACACCACCGTGGTGCTGACGACCGACCAGCCCGACCGGGTCTGGCGCGACCGCACCGGGGTCGTGACCGAGCACTTCGAGGAGGTGGAGCTCGACCCCTCGCGGACCGTCGTGCTGATCTGCGGCCCCGAGGTGATGATGCGCTATGCGATCCGGATCCTGCGCCGCCGCGGGGTCTCGGACGATCGCATCTTCGTGTCGCTCGAGCGCAACATGCACTGTGCGGTGGGCTGGTGCGGGCACTGCCAGCTCGGCCCCGAGTTCGTGTGCAAGGACGGCCCGATCTTCCCGGTGAGGCGGCTCGGCCGCTTCTTCGGCGTGCACGGGCTGTGA
- a CDS encoding oxidoreductase, translating to MTAPAPAPARPRLAVFKFASCDGCQLSILNLEEELLALAERVEIAHFLEASSRVVPGPWDVALVEGSITTPHDAERIRAIRAQSRLLVTIGACATSGGIQALRNLAELEEWKAHVYPRPEWIAALPTSTPIAEHVAVDHELQGCPIDRGQLLRVLVRLLLGTRPDLPLASVCLECKRRGQPCVLVTRGVPCLGPVTRAGCGAICPGLGRDCYGCFGPAADPNPASLLRAFEAAGLARRDAVRRLRHINGWRREFRSLADALERKDGPHD from the coding sequence GTGACGGCCCCGGCCCCCGCCCCGGCCCGGCCGCGGCTCGCGGTCTTCAAGTTCGCGTCCTGCGACGGCTGCCAGCTCTCGATCCTGAACCTCGAGGAGGAGCTGCTCGCGCTCGCCGAGCGCGTCGAGATCGCGCACTTCCTCGAGGCCTCGAGCCGCGTCGTCCCGGGACCCTGGGACGTGGCGCTCGTCGAGGGCAGCATCACGACCCCGCACGACGCCGAGCGGATCCGGGCGATCCGCGCGCAGAGCCGGCTCCTCGTGACGATCGGGGCCTGCGCGACGAGCGGCGGCATCCAGGCGCTGCGCAACCTCGCGGAGCTCGAGGAGTGGAAGGCGCACGTCTACCCCCGGCCCGAGTGGATCGCGGCGCTCCCCACCTCGACGCCGATCGCCGAGCACGTGGCGGTCGACCACGAGCTCCAGGGCTGTCCGATCGACCGCGGACAGCTCCTGCGCGTGCTCGTGCGCCTGCTCCTCGGCACCCGCCCGGACCTGCCCCTCGCGAGCGTCTGCCTGGAGTGCAAGCGGCGCGGCCAGCCCTGCGTCCTGGTCACGCGCGGCGTGCCGTGCCTGGGTCCGGTGACGCGTGCCGGCTGCGGCGCGATCTGCCCGGGCCTCGGCCGGGACTGCTACGGCTGCTTCGGCCCCGCCGCCGACCCGAACCCGGCCTCGCTGCTGCGCGCCTTCGAGGCCGCCGGCCTCGCGCGGCGCGACGCCGTGCGGCGCCTGCGCCACATCAACGGCTGGCGGCGCGAGTTCCGCTCGCTCGCCGACGCGCTCGAGCGCAAGGACGGGCCCCATGACTGA
- a CDS encoding nickel-dependent hydrogenase large subunit: protein MTERRRIEVGALARVEGEGALHLTVEDGRVTDLRLEIYEPPRFFEAFARGRRADELPDLMARICGICPVAYQMSAVHAIEAAWGVTPAPAVRALRRLYYAGEWLESHLLHMMFLAAPDLLGLDDAIAIARIHRGEVERALRLRKLGNRILILLGGRSVNPVGVRIGGFHRMPAAGELRELGEALRPARGEAEALLRWFSALPARSRPQEIELVALRHPGEYPMNEGRVVSSRGIDAAPADFDRVFEELQVPHSTALHARVRATGTPYLVGPLARLCLNADHLLPAAAAAFEGLAARFARPDPAASVLARGIEVIQAIDEALAVIDAGPAPGEEAAAACAPRAGVGHAVTEAPRGILYVGLETDAQGDVRRLRIVPPTAQNQAQIEADLRALAPRLLATGEDEGRRLAEAAIRDYDPCISCATHFLTVTIDRREPCAST from the coding sequence ATGACTGAGCGCCGGCGCATCGAGGTGGGGGCCCTGGCGCGGGTGGAGGGCGAGGGCGCCCTCCACCTCACGGTGGAGGACGGCCGGGTCACCGACCTGCGGCTCGAGATCTACGAGCCGCCGCGCTTCTTCGAGGCCTTCGCGCGCGGGCGCCGCGCCGACGAGCTGCCCGACCTCATGGCGCGCATCTGCGGGATCTGCCCGGTCGCCTACCAGATGAGCGCGGTCCACGCGATCGAGGCGGCCTGGGGCGTGACGCCGGCGCCGGCCGTGCGGGCCCTGCGCCGGCTCTACTACGCCGGCGAGTGGCTCGAGAGCCATCTCCTCCACATGATGTTCCTGGCGGCGCCCGACCTCCTGGGCCTCGACGACGCGATCGCGATCGCGCGCATCCACCGCGGCGAGGTCGAGCGCGCGCTGCGCCTGCGCAAGCTCGGCAACCGGATCCTGATCCTGCTCGGCGGCCGCTCGGTGAATCCGGTCGGGGTCCGTATCGGGGGGTTCCACCGCATGCCGGCGGCCGGCGAGCTGCGCGAGCTCGGCGAGGCGCTGCGCCCGGCGCGCGGCGAGGCCGAGGCCCTGCTGCGCTGGTTCAGCGCCCTCCCGGCGCGGAGCCGGCCGCAGGAGATCGAGCTGGTGGCGCTCCGCCATCCCGGCGAGTACCCGATGAACGAAGGCCGCGTCGTCTCCTCGCGCGGGATCGACGCCGCGCCCGCCGACTTCGACCGGGTCTTCGAGGAGCTCCAGGTCCCGCACTCGACGGCGCTGCACGCGCGCGTGCGCGCGACCGGGACGCCCTACCTGGTCGGGCCGCTGGCGCGCCTGTGCCTGAACGCCGATCACCTGCTGCCCGCGGCGGCGGCGGCCTTCGAAGGGCTCGCCGCGCGCTTCGCGCGGCCCGATCCGGCGGCCTCGGTCCTCGCGCGCGGGATCGAGGTGATCCAGGCGATCGACGAGGCGCTCGCCGTGATCGACGCGGGGCCGGCTCCGGGCGAGGAGGCGGCGGCCGCGTGCGCCCCGCGCGCCGGCGTGGGGCACGCCGTCACCGAGGCGCCGCGCGGCATCCTCTACGTCGGCCTCGAGACGGACGCGCAGGGCGACGTGCGCCGGCTCCGGATCGTCCCGCCGACGGCACAGAACCAGGCCCAGATCGAGGCCGACCTGCGCGCGCTGGCCCCGCGCCTGCTCGCCACGGGCGAGGACGAGGGCCGGCGCCTGGCGGAGGCCGCGATCCGCGACTACGACCCCTGCATCTCGTGCGCGACCCACTTCCTGACCGTGACGATCGACCGGAGGGAGCCATGCGCGTCCACGTGA
- a CDS encoding hydrogenase maturation protease, translating to MRVHVIGVGTRRGDDVAGLAVAEALAARPLPSGIEVHLCERPIPDLLDALEGAEAAVIVDASRTGAAPGSLRRIARGALARTWPASSHGLGVAQALSLAAALGRAPARIEVLAIEAGTRDRATLSPAVAGALGAAAEHALAIAREILGPSAEGPHDA from the coding sequence ATGCGCGTCCACGTGATCGGCGTCGGCACGCGGCGCGGCGACGACGTCGCGGGCCTCGCGGTCGCCGAGGCGCTGGCGGCCCGCCCGCTCCCGAGCGGGATCGAGGTGCACCTGTGCGAGCGCCCGATCCCGGACCTGCTCGACGCGCTCGAGGGCGCCGAGGCGGCGGTGATCGTGGACGCCTCGCGCACGGGGGCGGCGCCCGGCTCGCTGCGCCGCATCGCGCGCGGCGCGCTCGCGCGCACCTGGCCGGCCTCCTCGCACGGGCTCGGGGTGGCGCAGGCGCTCTCGCTCGCCGCCGCGCTCGGCCGCGCCCCCGCACGCATCGAGGTGCTCGCCATCGAGGCGGGCACCCGCGACCGCGCGACGCTCTCGCCCGCGGTCGCCGGTGCGCTCGGGGCGGCGGCGGAGCACGCGCTCGCGATCGCGCGCGAGATCCTGGGGCCGTCCGCGGAGGGCCCGCACGATGCATGA
- a CDS encoding hydrogenase maturation nickel metallochaperone HypA, with amino-acid sequence MHEAKLCLSLLALAERSAAEAGAARILAVELAVGEWSGCVPEALAAAFPICAQGTKAAGAALRIERVPGVDLVLRALEVS; translated from the coding sequence ATGCATGAGGCGAAGCTCTGCCTCTCGCTGCTCGCCCTCGCGGAGCGCTCCGCGGCCGAAGCGGGCGCCGCGCGCATCCTGGCCGTCGAGCTCGCCGTGGGCGAGTGGTCGGGGTGCGTCCCCGAGGCGCTCGCGGCCGCGTTCCCGATCTGTGCGCAGGGGACGAAGGCGGCGGGCGCGGCGCTGCGCATCGAGCGCGTGCCCGGCGTCGATCTCGTGCTCCGCGCGCTGGAGGTGTCCTGA